In one Plasmodium falciparum 3D7 genome assembly, chromosome: 14 genomic region, the following are encoded:
- a CDS encoding pyridoxal 5'-phosphate synthase, putative, whose amino-acid sequence MITNLFIKSFTFSRSLKNFYVLSLLNYFKLKIYNKIYVPTLGVSLKRKRRSYSLNVRKMEITYLSQDLSQKIDNELMSDEVGYTTEQLMELAGLSISQIIFKEYKPCEFKKILICCGPGNNGGDGLVAARHLKQFGYNVVVLYPKVNDKTLFKRLLKLLEHYEINVLMSLRASDLDNYDLIIDSIFGFSFKGEPRKPFDEIIQMINNSNKVVVSVDVPSGINIDSGLSTNSLFINSDMNISLMLPKQGLKNYKKKHYLGGRFIPISIIKKYNLKVPCFSDDNPYVML is encoded by the exons atgattacgaatttatttataaaaagctTCACTTTTTCTAGATCACTAAagaatttttatgttttaagtttattaaattattttaaattaaaaatatataataagatatatGTTCCTACATTGGGTGTAAGCTTAAAGAGAAAAAGAAGGAGTTATAGTTTAAACGTGAGAAAAATGGAAATTAct TATTTATCACAAGATTTATCACAAAAGATAGATAACGAATTGATGAGCGATGAAGTTGGATATACCACTGAGCAGTTAATGGAATTAGCTGGTTTGTCGATATctcaaataatttttaaggAATACAAACCAtgtgaatttaaaaaaatattgatatgTTGTGGTCCTGGGAATAATGGTGGAGACGGCTTAGTTGCAGCTCGTCATTTGAAACAATTCGGATATAACGTCGTGGTATTATATCCGAAAGTTAATGATAAAACATTATTTAAA AGGCTATTGAAACTATTGGAGCATTATGAAATCAACGTCCTCATGAGTTTAAGAGCAAGTG ATTTGGATAATTATGATTTAATAATAGATTCGATATTTGGATTTAGTTTCAAGGGAGAACCCAGAAAACCGTTTGACGAAATAATACag ATGATCAATAATAGCAATAAAGTTGTTGTCTCAGTAGACGTCCCATCCGGAATTAATATCGATTCAG GCCTTTCAACAAATAGCCTTTTTATAAACTCAGATATGAATATTTCCTTAATGCTTCCAAAGCAAGGattgaaaaattataaaaagaaacattATCTCGGAGGACGATTTATACCAAT atccattattaaaaagtataatTTAAAGGTTCCTTGTTTTTCAG ATGATAACCCTTATGTCATGTTATAA
- a CDS encoding OPA3-like protein, putative, which produces MIPLFKIGIVLIRQVSKPISGYIKKKAIDNKNFKSICIYCGKKYYFFEQYIQKKFYNSNTTNINYSSYISENKSVNVGSEILGETIIFLVAALIIIAEYKRNSLKEAKKEFILNHKLETLKLQVLELQKENDEIMKIVMPTKQNIRNNRSYDIENKNFFKDIYNKYVSKQNTISQNNKEQNDNNSIKQN; this is translated from the coding sequence ATGATTCCACTTTTTAAAATTGGGATTGTTTTAATAAGACAGGTAAGTAAACCTATATCaggttatataaaaaagaaagctatagataataaaaattttaagagtatatgtatatattgtggtaaaaaatattatttctttgaacaatatatacaaaaaaaattttataattctaATACGACCAATATTAATTATAGTTCTTATATTAGTGAGAACAAATCAGTAAATGTAGGTAGTGAAATTTTAGGTGAaactattatatttttagttGCAgctttaataattatagcagaatataaaagaaatagtTTAAAAGAagcaaaaaaagaatttatacTAAATCATAAATTAGAAACATTAAAATTACAAGTTTTGGAattacaaaaagaaaatgatgaaattatgaaaattgtTATGCCcacaaaacaaaatattcgTAATAATAGAAGTTatgatatagaaaataaaaacttctttaaagatatatataacaaatatgttAGCAAACAAAATACTATAtctcaaaataataaagaacaaaatgataacaatagtataaaacaaaattga
- a CDS encoding WD repeat-containing protein, putative has product MKDVKLSKSNINADENCNELNFKNKIKDNNENCEKEKKEYNDISMNRLNVTCSDFSSSSSMDDDDDDNNNNNNVNINNYNNYHCENRLNLFDNKTKMINGKKKEKKKNSVHGINYNVNKKNEDYYHKNNKNFDNDIMDEEYNKKRGKVYNLFSKEHYVYEHYKKKDILLSLWWKNLIDLYSDIIITNLCNNISNIEIINMNHQNNNIIKNTNFEYFNEGVLFFHNSKKTNNYKMSILRVITTDEVNKKNEKQFFHSSALKNNIIDDSFKKYYSKKYKNIPIIKRYNSMYLPYYTTNTDILYCNKQNMSTGVMSREAKFMHDGNVIVANKSINGKIYLYNIKNTINRINKMESIEAEGGVSTALDDDNYMNNDYYVEEQEEEEEEEEEEEEEEEGAEDNKEDFDNEESDEDEEGIDDEIERNKKYNNEENIGKDENNNSRDGSKRIDENSKTACFENNKKKERVLTFRKKKKTESGKEGNKSLIWNNSNNININVIQHNNNDDNDDNNDDNNNDDNNNDNNDDNNDNNNNDDNNNDNNNDDNNNSNSINNSNNYYDHCDDNDTKRKSQKKKKIKLRYKEKKKEYHDFEEIKKKKKKIYDGQLLLELEGHNRTGKGLFFRENYLLSNGDDKNIFIYDINSKSVSSKINKYGDEHTNVSKIKPFISIKTNELYSNVRWLYDSLIIGSTYSGYFSLFDIRMKNNNVSRVNNSYTYTLNNNNSNNNRSGGIYNNFINYNMNKKISNMDNNISTYENKKVDMYSIHKKITKYEISDIDKYNSQDNNLICLSSLNNIFIFDIRYINNNLPYKVLHDNSYNNYSINDTYFEPYQTSLYTGEGNSSNTNVNYFYDHSYNNFYNDDFFNSDTFIHSLFWCNIEGFNYIGSLNNKGIINIYDVNKSKQHCVFTYGCKYIKHFKYNPYKINNFLSVDKNNILHLFTLPDHIYKSDFDMYLNKYVKDE; this is encoded by the coding sequence ATGAAGGATGTAAAATTAAGCAAGTCTAATATAAATGCAGATGAGAATTGTAACGAGctaaattttaaaaacaaaataaaagataataatgaaaattgtgaaaaagagaaaaaggaatataatgACATATCAATGAATCGCTTGAATGTTACATGTTCCGATTTTTCATCATCAAGTAGTAtggatgatgatgatgatgataataataataataataatgttaatattaataactaTAATAATTACCATTGCGAAAATAGGTTAAACTTATTTGATAATAAAACTAAAATGATCAAcggaaagaaaaaagaaaaaaaaaaaaatagtgtACATGGAATTAATTACAATGTAAACAAGAAGAATGAagattattatcataagaataataaaaattttgataatgatataatggatgaagaatataataaaaaaagaggaaAAGTATATAACCTTTTTTCAAAAGAACATTATGTATATGAACATTATAAGAAGaaagatattttattaagTTTGTGGTGGAAAAATTTAATAGACCTATACTCAGATATTATAATAACCAATTTGTGTAACaatataagtaatatagaaattataaacatgaatcatcaaaataataatattataaaaaatacaaatttcGAGTATTTCAACGAAGgggttttattttttcataattcaAAAAAGACGAATAATTACAAAATGAGCATATTACGTGTTATTACAACAGATgaagtaaataaaaaaaatgaaaaacaattttttcattcatcagcattaaaaaataatattatagatgattcttttaaaaagtattattcgaagaaatataaaaatataccaataattaaaagatataattcTATGTATTTGCCATATTATACAACCAATAcagatattttatattgtaataaacaaaatatgaGCACTGGTGTAATGTCACGTGAAGCAAAGTTTATGCATGATGGTAATGTAATTGTAGCTAATAAATCTATAAACGGAAAAatttatctttataatattaaaaatacaattaATAGGATTAATAAAATGGAATCTATAGAAGCTGAGGGGGGGGTATCAACTGCTTtggatgatgataattatatgaataatgattattatgtTGAGGAAcaggaagaagaagaagaagaagaagaagaagaggaGGAGGAGGAAGAGGGGGCtgaagataataaagaagatTTTGATAATGAAGAGAGCGACGAAGACGAGGAAGGTATTGACGATGAAATAGAacgaaacaaaaaatataataatgaagaaaatattggaaaagatgaaaataataattcacGTGATGGTAGTAAAAGGATCGATGAGAATTCAAAAACTGCATgttttgaaaataataaaaaaaaggagagAGTCCTTACATttaggaagaaaaaaaaaacagaaagTGGTAAGGAGGGAAATAAGAGTTTAATATGGAATAATtcgaataatattaatattaatgttattcagcataataataatgatgataatgatgataataatgatgataataataatgatgataataataatgataataatgatgataataatgataataataataatgatgataataataatgataataataatgatgataataataacagtaatagtattaataatagtaataattattatgaccattgtgatgataatgatacaaaaagaaaaagtcaaaaaaaaaaaaaaattaaattaaggtataaagaaaaaaagaaagaatatCACGATTTtgaggaaataaaaaaaaaaaagaaaaaaatatatgatggacaattattattagaatTAGAAGGTCATAATAGAACTGGGAAAGGATTATTTTTTAGAgagaattatttattaagtaATGGTGAtgataagaatatatttatatatgatataaatagtaAGAGTGTAAgttcaaaaataaataaatatggtgATGAACATACGAATGtatcaaaaataaaaccATTTATATCgataaaaacaaatgaattatatagtAATGTAAGATGGTTATATGATTCCTTAATAATTGGCTCAACGTATAGTggttatttttctttatttgatataagaatgaagaataataatgtaagTAGAGTTAATAattcatatacatatacattaaataataataatagtaataataatagaagtggtggtatttataataattttattaattataatatgaacaaaaagatatcaaatatggataataatataagtacttatgaaaataaaaaagttgaTATGTATTCTATACATaagaaaataacaaaatatgaaatatcagatatagataaatataatagtcaagataataatttaatttgtttaagttcattaaataatatattcatttttgatataagatatataaataataatttaccaTATAAAGTATTACAtgataattcatataataattattctaTAAATGATACATATTTTGAACCATATCAAACATCTCTATATACTGGTGAAGGAAATAGTAGCAATACAAatgttaattatttttatgatcattcatataataatttttataatgatgatttttttaattcagaTACGTTTATTCATTCCTTGTTTTGGTGTAATATTGAAGGATTTAATTATATAGGATccttaaataataaaggcATTATCAACATTTATGATGTTAATAAAAGTAAGCAACATTGTGTATTTACATATggatgtaaatatattaaacattttaaatataatccatataaaattaataatttcttatcagttgataaaaataatattctgCATCTTTTTACATTACCTgatcacatatataaaagtgATTTTGATATGTATCTAAATAAGTATGTAAAggatgaataa
- a CDS encoding GTP-binding protein, putative — MFNILYKNIIHKNKKLVNIKLLHKKTNIIPFSTNVYNHLNVEEDYFYVNPLRKLNCIGCGEFLQTTNEKKSGYVPYSVYEKYTNGRLKFYTKVKGEEVNTIPDGVKVDVNNFSNYKIKTRIILCKRCYRLQHYKSTDLNCEVDTHRVENIIKCRKLLQEEIKQKVQKNKYINIEKSHNNNTNNNNNNNNKDKEKENLHTYADISPNILKTEDMNKRGNEKNINIIDRLFYKNIALSNKLYIVKKMIKLYDKSRNMEISKSNMMQNKNNIINGNNINNDNNNFINNNNFNNNNVLVREKTDEGNLEDVTDTCAKNNVNIEIHNKDIDNEYLYQDNSYNIDKRCINIYEKKDVMKKRNDKKRLDVEKMELSTSKYIEGDRNHIMNNLIKKMKRKSLVLYIIDITNIENTILPELYIGCKNKDLNIIWLVNKVDCLPKSTNLDMIKIWFRNLVRQIKNSHINDLIFISALKFYNYDMLEERMKYYVDIDKGTDIYIVGCVNVGKSTFVNSFLKYINYKHIGDIYNKRKKGGVTTSNIPYTTLNYNVFKLKKNINIIDTIGIPTKYQYSSILYKDIDLNGICINKKIQPFTYKLKEDSSIIIGSMCYINFIHGTFSLLTFYLSNKVTVHMCRTEKVESFLEKKKCSFLYPPHINSDFDLLKPFVKHTIKIYGKDFESVDDIVISDLGWFSITGSGTKIFEIYVPKNIKIYRRPSMITDAIKHTQVDVFKFKSYRGRTTKVLKKKKKLIQQLDKLYPHRRELIKNETLQKEQEQITNLANFNDTRTSIISKQEDIQNILHHL, encoded by the coding sequence atGTTCAACAtactatataaaaacattatacataaaaataaaaaactcGTTAACATAAAACTTCTACATAAAAAAACCAATATCATTCCGTTCAGTACAAATGTGTACAATCATTTAAATGTAGAAGaagattatttttatgtaaatcCATTGAGAAAGCTTAATTGTATTGGATGTGGAGAATTTCTACAAACaacaaatgaaaagaaaagtgGATATGTTCCTTATTCagtttatgaaaaatatacaaatggaagattaaaattttataccAAGGTTAAAGGAGAAGAAGTTAATACTATTCCTGATGGTGTTAAGGTTGatgttaataatttttcaaattataaaataaaaacaagaattattttatgtaaaaGATGTTATAGATTACAACATTATAAAAGTACTGATCTTAATTGTGAAGTAGATACACATAGGgtagaaaatattattaaatgtagAAAATTGTTACAAGAGGAAATTAAACAAAaggtacaaaaaaataaatatattaatatagaaaaaagtcataataataatactaataataataataataataataataaggacaaggaaaaggaaaatttACACACTTATGCTGATATTTCTcctaatattttaaaaacagaagatatgaataaaaggggaaatgaaaaaaatattaatattattgacagattattttataaaaatatagctTTATCTAATAAGTTATACATTGTAAAAAAgatgataaaattatatgacaAAAGTAGGAATATGGAAATAAGTAAATCTAATATGAtgcaaaataaaaacaacattattaatggtaataatataaataatgataacaataattttattaataacaataattttaataataataatgtccTTGTCAGAGAAAAAACAGACGAAGGTAACCTTGAAGACGTTACAGATACATGTGCTAAAAACAATGTAAATATTGAAATCCATAACAAAGATATAGATAACGAATATCTTTATCAAGATAACTCgtataatatagataaacGATGCATTAACATATACGAAAAAAAAGATGTGATGAAAAAACGAAATGATAAGAAAAGACTAGATGTTGAAAAAATGGAATTAAGCACATCTAAATATATCGAAGGAGATCGTAAtcatattatgaataatttaattaaaaaaatgaaacgtAAATCcttagtattatatataatagatataacaaatattgaaaatacTATATTAccagaattatatataggatgtaaaaataaagatttaAATATCATATGGTTAGTAAACAAAGTGGACTGTTTACCTAAATCAACAAATTTagatatgataaaaatatggtTTCGTAATTTAGTTAggcaaataaaaaattctcatataaatgatttaatatttatatcagcCTTAAAGTTTTACAATTATGATATGTTAGAAGAAAGaatgaaatattatgttGACATAGATAAAGGTActgacatatatatagtagGTTGTGTTAATGTGGGTAAGTCTACTTTTGTTAATTCGTTTTTAaagtatattaattataaacatataggtgatatatataataaaagaaaaaaggggGGTGTTACTACATCAAATATACCTTATACtacattaaattataatgtttttaaattgaaaaaaaatataaatataatagataCAATTGGTATACCTACTAAATATCAATATTCttctattttatataagGATATAGATTTAAATggtatatgtataaataaaaaaatacaaccatttacatataaattgaAAGAAGATTCTTCTATCATAATAGGTTCCATgtgttatataaattttatacatggtactttttctttattaacgttttatttatcaaataaaGTAACTGTACATATGTGTAGAACTGAAAAAGTCGAATCATttcttgaaaaaaaaaaatgctcCTTCTTATATCCTCCACATATTAACTCAGATTTTGATTTGTTAAAACCATTTGTTAAACatactataaaaatatatggaaaGGATTTCGAAAGCGTAGATGATATAGTCATATCTGATTTAGGTTGGTTTTCTATAACAGGAAGTGGTACAAAAATTTTCGAAATATATGTTcctaaaaatattaaaatatatagaagacCTTCAATGATAACTGACGCTATAAAACATACACAAGTTGATGtctttaaatttaaatcTTATAGAGGCAGAACAACAAaagttttgaaaaaaaaaaaaaagttaataCAACAACTAGATAAATTATATCCTCACAGAAGAGAACTTATCAAAAATGAAACACTACAAAAGGAGCAAGAACAAATAACAAATTTAGCAAATTTTAATGATACACGAACTTCTATCATATCAAAACAAGAAGACATACAAAATATACTTCATCATTtgtaa